In one Brassica oleracea var. oleracea cultivar TO1000 chromosome C9, BOL, whole genome shotgun sequence genomic region, the following are encoded:
- the LOC106319061 gene encoding uncharacterized protein LOC106319061 isoform X2 has product MDLQGWDPGDQRLLRDNWKVLRNNQRADLHPYDVFFGGWKPKGVFERNVFPDLRRNLWSLGKFYTTRRGESEGSSISFRLREFSSRIFQPRDLCGRILVLIKTRSQDLSGLRFNGCRTDIIRSVLLGKWRHMRRSKVLMTSRRWDSGVGGGFWWGLVDWQSENQGVVEWRLPWNLRGVDLVIEKGNFGKLRRLGISANWITISIIIKTKSKGYTDIFGNFRDIWLVWRYLLEFMGERDQ; this is encoded by the exons ATGGACTTGCAAGGATGGGATCCCGGAGATCAAAGGTTATTACGAGACAATTGGAAGGTTTTAAGGAACAATCAGAGGGCAGATTTACATCCCTATGACGTTTTCTTTGGTGGATGGAAGCCAAAGGGGGTCTTTGAAAGGAATGTTTTTCCGGATCTTCGAAGGAATCTCTGGAGTTTAGGAAAGTTTTATACGACAAGGCGGGGAGAATCAGAGGGATCTTCAATCTCGTTCCGGTTAAGGGAGTTCTCTTCACGCATCTTTCAACCACGAGATCTCTGTGGTAGGATCCTCGTTCTCATTAAAACGAGATCACAAGATCTAAGTGGGTTAAGGTTTAACGGTTGCAGAACGGATATTATACGATCTGTTTTACTGGGGAAATGGCGACACATGAGGCGATCTAAGGTTCTCATGACTTCACGACGATGGGATTCTGGTGTTGGAGGCGGGTTTTGGTGGGGCCTAGTGGATTGGCAAAGTGAGAATCAGGGGGTCGTGGAATGGAGATTGCCTTGGAATCTCCGAGGTGTTGATTTGGTTATAGAAAAAGGAAACTTTGGAAAGTTAAGGAGGCTTGGGATTTCAGCGAATTGGATTACGATTTCGATCATCATCAAGACGAAATCGAAGGGATATACAG ATATATTTGGGAACTTTAGGGATATTTGGCTTGTCTGGAGGTATCTTTTGGAATTCATGGGAGAGAGGGATCAATGA
- the LOC106319061 gene encoding uncharacterized protein LOC106319061 isoform X5, which translates to MEVEKGLQIIQSLVEKAPVLEDDKVMNMDEFRAVFLEHGIDMDATDDLPDFSDGEIEEMLKEQEEGDNIQGEVEVGNDAEEKVQVEGEVGKKNGSRKRLFKPTLGTAVSTKMRIANDLASPRKRAPNKTGSRCGENGKQQESKGPSIPKSGPPKP; encoded by the coding sequence ATGGAGGTGGAGAAAGGGCTTCAAATAATTCAGAGTTTGGTTGAGAAAGCACCGGTCTTGGAGGATGATAAGGTGATGAATATGGATGAGTTTCGAGCCGTCTTTTTGGAACATGGAATTGATATGGATGCGACAGATGACTTACCGGATTTCTCTGACGGTGAGATTGAGGAGATGTTGAAGGAACAGGAGGAGGGAGATAATATTCAGGGAGAGGTTGAAGTTGGAAATGACGCTGAAGAGAAAGTGCAGGTTGAAGGAGAAGTGGGGAAGAAGAATGGTTCTCGTAAGAGACTGTTCAAGCCTACGCTAGGAACCGCAGTAAGCACAAAGATGAGGATTGCTAATGATCTTGCTTCACCGCGTAAACGAGCTCCGAACAAGACAGGATCACGCTGTGGAGAGAATGGCAAGCAGCAGGAGAGCAAGGGACCTTCAATCCCGAAGAGTGGACCACCAAAACCGTAG
- the LOC106319061 gene encoding uncharacterized protein LOC106319061 isoform X4, whose translation MDLQGWDPGDQRLLRDNWKVLRNNQRADLHPYDVFFGGWKPKGVFERNVFPDLRRNLWSLGKFYTTRRGESEGSSISFRLREFSSRIFQPRDLCGRILVLIKTRSQDLSGLRFNGCRTDIIRSVLLGKWRHMRRSKVLMTSRRWDSGVGGGFWWGLVDWQSENQGVVEWRLPWNLRGVDLVIEKGNFGKLRRLGISANWITISIIIKTKSKGYTGTIGE comes from the exons ATGGACTTGCAAGGATGGGATCCCGGAGATCAAAGGTTATTACGAGACAATTGGAAGGTTTTAAGGAACAATCAGAGGGCAGATTTACATCCCTATGACGTTTTCTTTGGTGGATGGAAGCCAAAGGGGGTCTTTGAAAGGAATGTTTTTCCGGATCTTCGAAGGAATCTCTGGAGTTTAGGAAAGTTTTATACGACAAGGCGGGGAGAATCAGAGGGATCTTCAATCTCGTTCCGGTTAAGGGAGTTCTCTTCACGCATCTTTCAACCACGAGATCTCTGTGGTAGGATCCTCGTTCTCATTAAAACGAGATCACAAGATCTAAGTGGGTTAAGGTTTAACGGTTGCAGAACGGATATTATACGATCTGTTTTACTGGGGAAATGGCGACACATGAGGCGATCTAAGGTTCTCATGACTTCACGACGATGGGATTCTGGTGTTGGAGGCGGGTTTTGGTGGGGCCTAGTGGATTGGCAAAGTGAGAATCAGGGGGTCGTGGAATGGAGATTGCCTTGGAATCTCCGAGGTGTTGATTTGGTTATAGAAAAAGGAAACTTTGGAAAGTTAAGGAGGCTTGGGATTTCAGCGAATTGGATTACGATTTCGATCATCATCAAGACGAAATCGAAGGGATATACAG GGACAATTGGTGAGTAA
- the LOC106319061 gene encoding uncharacterized protein LOC106319061 isoform X1, translating into MDLQGWDPGDQRLLRDNWKVLRNNQRADLHPYDVFFGGWKPKGVFERNVFPDLRRNLWSLGKFYTTRRGESEGSSISFRLREFSSRIFQPRDLCGRILVLIKTRSQDLSGLRFNGCRTDIIRSVLLGKWRHMRRSKVLMTSRRWDSGVGGGFWWGLVDWQSENQGVVEWRLPWNLRGVDLVIEKGNFGKLRRLGISANWITISIIIKTKSKGYTVLMVMRFYGKHWEGESITRISWKYMVLTGIKIGLGIWKAGIIIKGILVLLFVGAHLKSLLQSFILQSKVFLSFW; encoded by the exons ATGGACTTGCAAGGATGGGATCCCGGAGATCAAAGGTTATTACGAGACAATTGGAAGGTTTTAAGGAACAATCAGAGGGCAGATTTACATCCCTATGACGTTTTCTTTGGTGGATGGAAGCCAAAGGGGGTCTTTGAAAGGAATGTTTTTCCGGATCTTCGAAGGAATCTCTGGAGTTTAGGAAAGTTTTATACGACAAGGCGGGGAGAATCAGAGGGATCTTCAATCTCGTTCCGGTTAAGGGAGTTCTCTTCACGCATCTTTCAACCACGAGATCTCTGTGGTAGGATCCTCGTTCTCATTAAAACGAGATCACAAGATCTAAGTGGGTTAAGGTTTAACGGTTGCAGAACGGATATTATACGATCTGTTTTACTGGGGAAATGGCGACACATGAGGCGATCTAAGGTTCTCATGACTTCACGACGATGGGATTCTGGTGTTGGAGGCGGGTTTTGGTGGGGCCTAGTGGATTGGCAAAGTGAGAATCAGGGGGTCGTGGAATGGAGATTGCCTTGGAATCTCCGAGGTGTTGATTTGGTTATAGAAAAAGGAAACTTTGGAAAGTTAAGGAGGCTTGGGATTTCAGCGAATTGGATTACGATTTCGATCATCATCAAGACGAAATCGAAGGGATATACAG TACTTATGGTAATGAGATTTTACGGAAAACATTGGGAAGGCGAATCAATCACGAGAATCAGTTGGAAATATATGGTATTAACGGGCATCAAGATTGGTTTGGGGATTTGGAAGGCCGGGATCATTATAAAAGGGATATTAGTTTTACTCTTTGTTGGAGCACATCTAAAGTCTCTTTTACAATCTTTTATATTACAAAGCAAGGTTTTTTTATCATTCTGGTGA
- the LOC106319061 gene encoding uncharacterized protein LOC106319061 isoform X3, whose amino-acid sequence MDLQGWDPGDQRLLRDNWKVLRNNQRADLHPYDVFFGGWKPKGVFERNVFPDLRRNLWSLGKFYTTRRGESEGSSISFRLREFSSRIFQPRDLCGRILVLIKTRSQDLSGLRFNGCRTDIIRSVLLGKWRHMRRSKVLMTSRRWDSGVGGGFWWGLVDWQSENQGVVEWRLPWNLRGVDLVIEKGNFGKLRRLGISANWITISIIIKTKSKGYTGDRWKIKWI is encoded by the exons ATGGACTTGCAAGGATGGGATCCCGGAGATCAAAGGTTATTACGAGACAATTGGAAGGTTTTAAGGAACAATCAGAGGGCAGATTTACATCCCTATGACGTTTTCTTTGGTGGATGGAAGCCAAAGGGGGTCTTTGAAAGGAATGTTTTTCCGGATCTTCGAAGGAATCTCTGGAGTTTAGGAAAGTTTTATACGACAAGGCGGGGAGAATCAGAGGGATCTTCAATCTCGTTCCGGTTAAGGGAGTTCTCTTCACGCATCTTTCAACCACGAGATCTCTGTGGTAGGATCCTCGTTCTCATTAAAACGAGATCACAAGATCTAAGTGGGTTAAGGTTTAACGGTTGCAGAACGGATATTATACGATCTGTTTTACTGGGGAAATGGCGACACATGAGGCGATCTAAGGTTCTCATGACTTCACGACGATGGGATTCTGGTGTTGGAGGCGGGTTTTGGTGGGGCCTAGTGGATTGGCAAAGTGAGAATCAGGGGGTCGTGGAATGGAGATTGCCTTGGAATCTCCGAGGTGTTGATTTGGTTATAGAAAAAGGAAACTTTGGAAAGTTAAGGAGGCTTGGGATTTCAGCGAATTGGATTACGATTTCGATCATCATCAAGACGAAATCGAAGGGATATACAG GAGATAGATGGAAGATTAAATGGATTTGA
- the LOC106314381 gene encoding uncharacterized protein LOC106314381, whose product MVSLLFVEVSWLRRRSLPAWSSGVNEGVKTREEGILVADECEALIWAMECMKTLHISKVVFATDCSQLVKMVSTPTEWPAFTTHMEEFLRCKECFPTFTIQHIPRAQNTMADKLARGVRTQPSAIVYVDSVSPKWLSAQEST is encoded by the exons ATGGTGTCTCTACTCTTTGTGGAGGTTTCCTGGCTGAGAAGGCG GTCTTTACCTGCGTGGTCTAGTGGTGTCAATGAAGGTGTTAAGACAAGGGAGGAAGGGATCTTAGTCGCTGATG AATGTGAAGCTTTGATATGGGCGATGGAGTGCATGAAGACCCTACATATCTCAAAGGTGGTGTTTGCAACAGACTGCTCACAGTTGGTGAAGATGGTGTCTACTCCAACAGAATGGCCGGCGTTCACTACTCACATGGAGGAGTTTCTACGATGTAAGGAATGCTTCCCCACTTTCACTATTCAGCATATTCCAAGGGCACAAAACACAATGGCGGATAAGCTAGCACGAGGTGTTAGGACTCAGCCTTCTGCTATCGTATATGTTGACTCCGTTTCTCCGAAATGGTTATCGGCTCAGGAATCTACTTAG